In Setaria italica strain Yugu1 chromosome IX, Setaria_italica_v2.0, whole genome shotgun sequence, the genomic stretch AGGAGTAGATTTGGGTGGAAGGTCGtacgcactaaggcttgggcagcggcgaggcttcgacggtgctccggcagtggcggagcttcttgtggacaactagcaagctctagcaccgtgcgtaggaacaggcagctggtgggttgggagaagcgacttgagcggagaggggaacttcctTAAGagtgtggcggcgaagtcgccggagtgttgggtggcgcaaaggggtgagctccacggaagctcagcggtggcgcagaggagaaagtggtggcgcgggtgcgggcggtggcaaggggtggcattgctgGTGAGGGGGTCCCTTTTATAGAGCCGTGGTggggcggagggtcgaggcggggctccggtggggaagggataaggccgggagcggcgagtgcgcgggcaaggcggccattgggcagcggcgccattgggcaaaggaggtggagctccgggtggtcttcggcggcgattggccttgggcggcgcgcgtttggggcttccggtctgtcgggcgggcgaggcggagggctaccgtggggattgggcgagcaggcggaggcgcgggacacCGTGGGCGTGGCAGCTTTCTCGACGGACGGGCggaacggggttggcggagcagagccatggcaggcggaaggcgacacgcgcgcggccggcggttggctagcccggtgttcgccccgtcctgtcgcgggcacGGGTTGGGCGTCGTGGCCTTCGTCCTGTCGCTgccgcgctggtgatagggcgccggcgagctgccggtggccggcggccacgcggcgcgcgagcgaacgtgctctggcgcacgggcgtcgaggctcccttcgggcagccagcccgaccagctttggggagatctttctcccgattttttttaacacaacctccaaaactcctttaaacaaacttgcacAACTCTAGACGTTCTTcgaactttgtttaaggtgtcggtttagattgtgaaaggattcgaagatatttcatgccaaagttagccaaaaatctggaatcccagacttaggattttaatGCATTagggtgagttgactgttttaccgcACTtcgaccgggattttgaacaggttcgggcccgatttggaCATGGGTttgtgtaacaaagttggaacacactctaggtactacaactttcattcaggccctgacttgagtttagataggaatttgtgagataaaagcttgcaaatatgaaggaaaactcgaatttCAGGACTCGAGATGCTTTTAGGGTTCCTTAGTAAACCGGTTTTGGATTGCtatttttgactcccttccgctccaaattagtcaaagtgtctttaacaaaagttgtttgaattaaaaagttttaaaactcttatttgggcagaaacttaagtttgtatataaaatttcaagctttatttcaaactccaaaaagagcttcttagggttataaaggtcatttcacttctttaattagggatttatcaccggtttatagttaaaagcacttaatttaggtagagttgttacaaagGGGGAAGACGGAACTGAACGCACGGATGTTCGCCCACGATCTCCCACGATCTAAATCGGTTCCGGGGTCAAACAatggggagaaaaagaaaatgcggaagaaaaaaaaacgcaATGCGACGCATGTTGGATGGATGGGCTCAGGTAGGGAATAGCTTATTTCGTACCCAGGATATAGTACAGTATagtcctatatatatatatattatatatacgacttgcatacaatattaatatggaaaagaattttgaaaaaagttttaagtactaaaggggtacttGCATGCGGTATGCAAGCGCGCATGCacgtcccctttagtcccggttggtaaaaccaacgggactaaagggacgCATGTTTCGCCTGCGTGGCCgccccttagtcccggttggttctGGGATTaaagagggtctttagtctcgggtgaatGACTTCGGACTAAAGGATCCCTTTTATCTTGAaaatttagtcccgattggttttTTGGAATCTGTGGCCCTACCCAATCGGAACTAAAGCCGCGTTTTCCACCCGTGAGTACATCGCTGGACTGGGATGTCCTTAAATGCACCACTTACTACGCAGGGGCGGATTTGggccccgggctgcccgggctgcagcccggggcgaggccCAAGAGCAGTGGAAAACTTCTTCATAAAAATAGTATAAAAAGGCTTTTTAGCCCATTAGCCCACCCCGAAGAGAAGTTAGCCCAGGCGCTCAGGCGGGCCAGCAACTCCTCGTTACCCTAGCACTGCCTCCGGCCGACCCCTGTGCGCGTGCACGGTGCGCCCTCCCCCGACTCCAGTCCTGCCTGACTCGCCGCTAGGCAGCACccgcccagctcgccgccggccgcgccccgcgcccccgccggccgcccacgcgccgccacccgcggccCCGCGCGGCCGTGCCCCCGCCGGTCACCAGTgcgccgccacccgcggccCCACAaaaccgcgccgccgcctgcaggcCTGCCGNNNNNNNNNNNNNNNNNNNNNNNNNNNNNNNNNNNNNNNNNNNNNNNNNNNNNNNNNNNNNNNNNNNNNNNNNNNNNNNNNNNNNNNNNNNNNNNNNNNNTCTATGCAAAGATaatgaatatttcatttcattgattTGAGCAGGAAGTATTTGAGTGATTGGGTCTTAatttgcaattgcaacatttcATACTCATAACTTAGAATGGAGAAATACTATGCTAAAAAGAGTAGTGCCGAAAGTGTAGAGAGCCGGGTTGAGCAAAAAAGACCACGGATTGAACTTGATTAGAATGGAGAAATAACTTTGAGTGATTGAGTCTTATGTAGAATTGAGAACGTCGAAACAAGTGGAAGTGGTGTTAATTCATAAAGACatgtatggttctttttttttggaagactCTTAATTTGGTACTTTTCTACCTTCAATATTCTATATATTGTTTGAGTCTATTGGTTCAACACTGGAATCTAGAgaattatataattatttgtgctctttgaaaaatatgttatatcTAGTAGTGCATGGCTAGTAAGATTTTAAGCCTTATATTAGTTAGCCCGGGGCGGAGCCCGTTTCTGGATCCGCCAGTGCTTACTAGCGTTGTGCTTGAGCAAGCATGTCTCCAAGGTTAACTGTCATTTAGTATAATAACCTACTACTCTTTCTTTAACCATGAGATTGTTTCAATTCTCAGCAGTTTTACTAGTCGGTTCCATGCAAAACTGAAACAGTCAACCTGCAAGCAATATTCGGTCCATCATAAAGAAACAAATAACGGCCCGCTCCATAAGTACGATGGGCCAGGAGCCTGTTTGCTTCCAGCCCAGCAGACCCAATTATTTTTAATAAGGCGCAGGAAGTAAAAAAGAGCATCTTCAGCGATTCTCCATCCCCCAATTCAACTACCATATTcggagagttggtgaaaaaatCGTACTCTAGCAGTAGCCCTTTACTTTTCCCTTTTCCTAATTATTATTGAAACAAATCAATAATTCACCATAACTTTCTCCAAATAAAGTAgaagttgtgactctcccaataaATTACCCAATAAGTGGTGATCTATCCCTGATTTGCACTCAACCATTGAAAATTTCACCATCCAAGCCATCCCTGATCCACGCTTGCGAAGAAAGGCCCAGCACCCCTCGCTACCCAATACTCTGTATATCGAGTCCATTTCCAAACAAAGCAAGTGGGCTATTGCATCAACTATAACAGCATATGGTTATACAGTAGTTGAATTCGGACCATTTCCGAAAGCAACTTTTTCAATAACGATGAAAAAGATATTAAGATATTTCATAAGTTAATTATTGGGAAATATTTATGAGGTGATTCCAGATGCTCTAATTTCCGAAAGCAACTTTTTCAATAACGATGAAAAAGATATTAAGATATTTCATAAGTTAATTATTGGGAAATATTTATGAGGTGATTCCAGATGCTCTAATTAAAACAGGTCAGCGGGTCGGCCGCGGATGTCTTCCGACCAGTCGGACTCCATTAGCTCCCACCACCAAGCccgcccttgtttagttcacccccaactcccaactttggcactacgtaaaagaagattccccatcatatcaaacttacggtacatgcatggagtactaaatatagacgaaattaaaaactaattgcacagttttgttatactttgcgagacgaatcttttgagcctaattagtcaatatttggacaataatttacaaatacaaacgaaacgctacagtatgctacagtgctgtaacagtaatttggtacctctaaactttagcaactaaacaagacccaaACCCGCAACGCTTCAGCCGCTCCAAGCCAAATCTCTCCAGCTCACTCGCACGGTCTCACTCTCCGCAGTCCCCACTCCACCACTCAGCAGCACGCACTCCAGCTAAAGCTCAAGCTTCTCTCTGCACGCTCAGTGCCGTCACGCGCAATGGCGGCGCTCCTCCATCTCCTGGCAGccctgctcctcctgctcccgTCCACCCCTGAGGCCACGTCTTCGGCGCTGCTGGGCATCAGCTACGGCCGCGTCGGCAACAAcctcccgccggccacctcggTGCCGCACATCCTCGCCTCCCTTGGCGTCGGCCGCGTCCGCCTCTACGATGCCGACCCTGCCACCACCCGCGCCTTCGCCAACACGGGCGTcgagctcgtcgtcggcgtccCGGACGAGTGCCTCGCGACGGTCTccacccccgccggcgccgcctcctggGTCCGCTCCAACATCGCCCCGGCGCTCCCGGCCACCAAGATCGCCTTCCTCACCGTCGGCAACGAGGTGCTCACCGGCGCCAACAGCTCCTCGCTGACCAGGTACCTCCTCCCGGCGATGCAGTGCCTCCACGACGCGCTCGCGCAGGCCGGCCTGGACAAGCAGATCGCCGTCACCACCGCGCACAACCTGGGCGTGCTGGCGACGTCGTACCCGCCCTCGTCGGCCTACTTCCGCAAGGACCTCCTCCCGACGCTCTGCCCCATCCTCGACTTCCACGCACGCGCGGGCTCGCCGTTCCTCGTCAATGCCTACCCCTACTTCGCCTACGCCGAGGAGCCCACCGGCGTGGACCTAGAGTACGCGCTGCTGGAGCCCGGCCACGCCGGCGTCGCTGACCCGGGGTCCGGGCTGCACTACACCAGCATGCTAGCCGCGCAGGTGGACGCCGTGTACCACGCCATCGCGGCAGCCAacagcgcggcggcgcgggcggtggAGGTGCGCGTGTCCGAGACCGGGTGGCCGTCGGCAGGCGACGCCAACGAGACCGGTGCCACGCCGCAGAACGCCGCGAGGTACAACGGCAACGTGATGCGGCTCGTGGCGCAGGGGAAGGGCACGCCACtgcggccggcgacgccgaTGCGCGTCTACATGTTCGCGCTCTTCAATGAGAACATGAAGCCCGGGCCCACCTCCGAGCGGAACTACGGACTCTTCAGGCCCGACGGCACGCCGGCGTACGAGCTTTCCTACCGCCTGCCGCAGGACAacaccccctcctcctccggtggtggtggcattACCGGCGGTGGCGTGTACAATGCCCACGGCTACGGATCGGACAACGGCGGGTACTACAGCATCTCGGCCGCCGGCAAGGCGACAATGGTGAGCTCTGCATTGCTGTACTCTGCTCTCTTGTTAATCATATAGTTTTTACATGGTTGCTTCGGTATCAATACTCATTTTAAGGAAAAGGTTTATCGTGAATTTGTTGGAAAGGTTCTTGCATTAGGATGACATTGACTTGATTTTACTGAAATgttggtttttttttaaaaaaaaagtgtttgAGCAACTTTGAAAGGATCGCGTCATGCCTAATGCTTCACGTAGCACTAGCGAATGTCATTACATAAAGGAACATTCCACGAGTTCGAACATTGTGTGATTGAAAACTTGAACAGTAATTTGAGATTTTGCATATTCTGTAACGACCAACCATAGAACGAATATGGCCTTAAGGTGATTAGATGTGACACTCTGCATCGCTATCGACACGATTCTCTGGTCTTCTTTTAAAAAGCACAAACCAAACAAATATATGAGTAAATAGCCATTAACAGTCGCTAAAAT encodes the following:
- the LOC101772014 gene encoding glucan endo-1,3-beta-glucosidase 11; the encoded protein is MAALLHLLAALLLLLPSTPEATSSALLGISYGRVGNNLPPATSVPHILASLGVGRVRLYDADPATTRAFANTGVELVVGVPDECLATVSTPAGAASWVRSNIAPALPATKIAFLTVGNEVLTGANSSSLTRYLLPAMQCLHDALAQAGLDKQIAVTTAHNLGVLATSYPPSSAYFRKDLLPTLCPILDFHARAGSPFLVNAYPYFAYAEEPTGVDLEYALLEPGHAGVADPGSGLHYTSMLAAQVDAVYHAIAAANSAAARAVEVRVSETGWPSAGDANETGATPQNAARYNGNVMRLVAQGKGTPLRPATPMRVYMFALFNENMKPGPTSERNYGLFRPDGTPAYELSYRLPQDNTPSSSGGGGITGGGVYNAHGYGSDNGGYYSISAAGKATMGWWRWTQGAVAACVAVLVMAL